In Blastopirellula sp. J2-11, a single genomic region encodes these proteins:
- a CDS encoding nitrilase family protein: MIRCATVQFQHQPGDKPYNLMQIETWCRRAAETGVQLITFPEMCITGYWHVRTLDRAGVEALAEPAPAGSSTLALVDLASRYQLIVGGGLIEQAEDGQLYNTYVVATPDGAVHRHRKLHCFISPHMSSGDQYTVFDTHLGVKLGVLICWDNNLTENARITALQGADILLAPHQTGGTASRSPHAMGKIDPQLWRDRGQNPAALQAETNGAKGREWLLRWLPSRAHDNGMFLLFSNGVGLDDDEVRTGNAMILDCYGRILAEQLEPTDAMVTADVDLDLLENCTGRRWIRGRRPELYPPLTVSTGNELDPRAARFSTRSTRE, from the coding sequence ATGATTCGCTGCGCGACGGTTCAGTTTCAACATCAGCCCGGCGACAAGCCGTACAATCTGATGCAGATCGAAACCTGGTGCCGCCGCGCCGCGGAGACCGGCGTGCAACTGATCACGTTTCCCGAGATGTGCATCACTGGTTATTGGCACGTCCGCACTCTCGATCGCGCTGGCGTCGAGGCGCTCGCCGAACCGGCGCCTGCAGGCTCATCCACGCTGGCGCTGGTAGACCTGGCGAGCCGCTATCAGTTGATCGTCGGCGGCGGTCTGATTGAACAGGCGGAAGATGGCCAGCTTTACAACACGTATGTTGTCGCGACGCCGGATGGCGCCGTGCATCGTCATCGCAAATTGCACTGTTTCATCAGTCCGCACATGAGCAGCGGCGATCAATACACGGTGTTCGACACGCACCTGGGCGTGAAGCTGGGCGTCTTGATTTGTTGGGACAATAACCTGACCGAAAACGCGCGGATAACCGCCCTGCAAGGCGCCGACATTTTGTTGGCTCCGCATCAAACCGGCGGCACAGCGTCGCGCAGTCCGCATGCGATGGGGAAGATCGATCCGCAGTTGTGGCGCGACCGCGGGCAAAATCCTGCCGCATTGCAAGCGGAGACCAACGGCGCCAAAGGGCGAGAATGGCTCCTCCGCTGGTTGCCGTCCCGCGCCCATGACAACGGGATGTTCCTTTTGTTCAGCAACGGCGTGGGGCTGGACGATGACGAAGTCCGGACCGGCAACGCGATGATTCTCGATTGCTACGGGCGAATCTTAGCCGAGCAGTTGGAACCGACCGACGCGATGGTGACGGCCGATGTTGATCTCGATCTGCTGGAGAACTGCACTGGCCGACGTTGGATTCGAGGAAGACGCCCTGAGTTGTATCCGCCGCTGACCGTATCCACAGGCAACGAGCTTGATCCGCGCGCAGCGAGGTTTTCTACGCGATCCACGCGCGAGTGA
- a CDS encoding diacylglycerol kinase, translating into MTAPPYQPAPRTWIAKFRDAFRGIYVGACAQSSFAVHLIVSALVIALAAYLAVDLIRWSLLLLCIALVLAAELFNSAIEWLAKAIDHGENENLRNALDVASGAVLVTSIGAAIVGGLIFAERLAAM; encoded by the coding sequence ATGACCGCTCCTCCATACCAACCGGCCCCGCGTACTTGGATCGCCAAATTTCGCGATGCGTTTCGCGGCATCTATGTCGGCGCATGCGCCCAGTCAAGCTTCGCCGTCCACTTGATCGTCTCAGCGCTGGTGATCGCGCTGGCGGCCTATCTGGCGGTCGACCTCATTCGCTGGTCGCTGTTGCTGCTTTGCATCGCACTAGTGCTGGCGGCCGAACTTTTTAATTCGGCCATTGAATGGCTCGCCAAAGCGATCGACCACGGCGAAAATGAGAACCTCCGTAACGCGCTTGATGTCGCCAGCGGAGCGGTGTTGGTCACATCCATCGGCGCAGCGATCGTAGGCGGATTGATCTTTGCTGAGCGGTTGGCGGCGATGTAG
- a CDS encoding organic solvent tolerance protein OstA encodes MSSDSAQVTQQGNQEVWILTGNCRIQQGDSVTISHDAVLWIDYSQPFRLAPHKMKVYLEGDVLVEYGNRMHGGKFRGPTWLGELATNQGITLPQPDPDAHSAVTPAVYQRGLAIQREGGDMTKVGQPQPIMQIQYQGPGVAALPANVVPTPRAKRITINNRYATGFQTRGQETDPVTGESILMFDSGVNVLIDGLDEVGSVSILADRVVVWSKKGIRGIAQSGQSDEAIDTELYLEGNIVFHQGEQVVYADRMYYNAGLESGVVLGAELLTPAPGYQGLVRLKADVLQRVDNSHYQAYGASITTSRLGVPNYWLQSNEIDFVDEQRQVINPITGEPQFDPLTAAPVIDHEKRATARNNFVYMGGYPVFYWPTLSANVENPTFYLNSIKVRNDSNFGTQILTEWDNYEIFGIKDPWEGTEWNTSLDYLSERGFAVGTRFDFNQTYFPFMKTPATGYLDAWGIHDSGTDNLGADRRVVPLETDMRGKAIGRHRQTFRGDFRFFGELGYISDRNFLESYFNREWNTAKDATTGFRLEKLYENQSFTLSGASRVNDFFMQTEKIPQLDHTIIGESLLFDRLSWNAHSSIGYLHLQPAEAPTNPVDLAKFSLFPYETDSEGIRAFTTQSLELPLNIGPTKVTPYVLGQVGYWHEDINNNDVMRGYGQLGVRGSLMMWSADRAVQSQLWNLNGLAHKVTLYGDAYYADSSQNIERFPLYDNLDDDAQEQFARRFKVNTFNLPTNVPLPATVDERYYAIRYGLQNSVSSPSAEIADDLQVARLELRQVWQTKRGAPGGERIIDWIKFDVGASVFPDASRDNFGETIGLINYDFNWEIGDRLSIVSDGDWDLFDNGLQMVSVGAQMSRPQIGSLYVGYTTIKSPVVANILNASFQYRMTDKWIAGLGTSYDFESAGNLGQNVFLTRVGESSLFTFNINVDPSRAVTGIGISFEPRFFATGRYSKIAGEPIPPVGAFGLE; translated from the coding sequence GTGTCGTCCGACTCGGCGCAAGTGACGCAACAAGGGAATCAAGAAGTTTGGATCCTCACCGGTAATTGCCGGATCCAGCAAGGAGATTCGGTCACCATCTCGCACGACGCGGTGCTGTGGATCGACTACTCGCAGCCGTTCCGCCTGGCCCCGCACAAGATGAAGGTCTATCTCGAAGGAGATGTGCTCGTTGAATATGGAAATCGGATGCATGGCGGAAAGTTCCGCGGACCGACTTGGCTAGGCGAACTTGCGACCAATCAAGGGATTACGCTGCCGCAACCCGACCCCGACGCACACAGCGCCGTCACGCCGGCTGTTTATCAGCGCGGCCTGGCGATTCAGCGTGAAGGAGGCGATATGACCAAAGTCGGTCAGCCGCAGCCGATCATGCAAATTCAATATCAAGGGCCCGGCGTCGCTGCGTTGCCGGCCAACGTCGTCCCGACTCCTCGGGCCAAGCGGATCACCATCAACAATCGCTACGCGACCGGCTTTCAAACTCGCGGACAAGAGACCGATCCTGTCACCGGAGAATCGATCCTGATGTTCGACTCTGGAGTCAACGTGCTGATCGACGGGCTCGATGAAGTCGGATCGGTTAGCATCCTCGCGGATCGAGTTGTCGTCTGGTCGAAAAAAGGGATTCGCGGGATCGCCCAGTCGGGTCAATCCGATGAAGCGATCGATACCGAGCTTTACCTGGAAGGAAACATCGTCTTCCACCAGGGCGAACAAGTCGTTTACGCCGACCGCATGTACTACAACGCGGGCCTCGAAAGCGGCGTCGTGCTAGGCGCCGAGTTGCTGACTCCGGCGCCCGGCTACCAAGGGCTGGTTCGCCTGAAAGCGGACGTACTCCAGCGAGTTGACAATAGTCACTACCAAGCGTACGGCGCATCGATCACCACTAGCCGCTTAGGCGTGCCCAACTATTGGCTGCAGTCGAACGAGATTGATTTTGTCGACGAGCAGCGACAAGTGATCAACCCGATTACCGGCGAGCCGCAGTTTGATCCGCTGACCGCAGCGCCGGTCATTGATCACGAAAAGCGGGCCACCGCACGAAACAACTTCGTCTATATGGGAGGGTACCCGGTCTTCTATTGGCCAACCCTATCGGCCAACGTCGAGAACCCCACCTTCTATTTGAACAGCATCAAAGTACGTAACGACAGCAACTTCGGCACGCAGATTCTGACCGAGTGGGACAACTACGAAATCTTCGGCATCAAGGATCCTTGGGAAGGGACCGAGTGGAATACGTCGCTCGATTATCTCAGTGAGCGTGGTTTCGCCGTTGGTACGCGGTTCGATTTCAATCAAACCTACTTTCCCTTCATGAAAACGCCTGCGACCGGGTACTTGGACGCTTGGGGGATTCATGACAGCGGGACCGACAATTTGGGCGCCGATCGACGCGTCGTCCCGCTAGAAACCGATATGCGGGGGAAAGCGATCGGTCGGCATCGCCAGACGTTCCGTGGCGACTTCCGCTTCTTCGGCGAACTTGGCTATATCAGCGATCGCAACTTCCTGGAATCGTATTTCAATCGCGAGTGGAACACCGCCAAGGATGCGACGACGGGATTCCGTTTAGAGAAACTGTACGAGAATCAAAGCTTTACGCTGTCGGGCGCTTCGCGCGTCAACGATTTCTTCATGCAGACCGAGAAGATTCCGCAGCTCGATCATACGATCATCGGCGAGTCGCTGCTGTTTGATCGGTTGAGCTGGAACGCTCATTCATCGATCGGCTATTTGCATCTGCAGCCGGCCGAAGCGCCGACTAACCCAGTCGATCTCGCGAAGTTCTCGCTGTTCCCGTACGAAACCGACTCGGAAGGGATTCGCGCGTTCACGACACAGTCGCTGGAACTGCCGCTGAATATCGGACCGACCAAGGTCACGCCCTATGTGCTGGGACAAGTCGGTTATTGGCACGAAGACATCAACAACAACGATGTAATGCGCGGCTATGGTCAGCTGGGCGTTCGCGGTTCGCTGATGATGTGGTCGGCCGATCGCGCCGTGCAAAGCCAGTTGTGGAACCTGAATGGATTGGCTCATAAAGTCACCCTGTATGGCGACGCGTACTACGCCGACTCTAGCCAAAATATTGAGCGTTTCCCGCTGTATGACAATCTGGACGACGACGCTCAGGAGCAATTCGCCCGCCGCTTCAAAGTCAACACTTTCAACCTTCCAACCAATGTGCCGCTGCCGGCGACGGTGGACGAACGTTACTATGCGATTCGTTACGGACTACAGAACTCGGTATCGTCGCCGTCCGCCGAAATTGCCGACGACCTGCAAGTGGCGCGTCTCGAACTTCGCCAGGTATGGCAGACCAAACGTGGCGCACCCGGCGGCGAGCGGATAATTGATTGGATCAAATTTGATGTCGGTGCGTCGGTGTTCCCAGACGCGAGTCGCGACAACTTTGGCGAAACGATCGGCCTAATTAACTACGACTTCAATTGGGAAATCGGCGATCGCTTGTCGATTGTTTCGGACGGCGACTGGGACCTGTTCGACAATGGCCTGCAAATGGTCAGCGTTGGCGCTCAAATGAGCCGCCCGCAAATTGGCAGCTTGTATGTTGGCTACACGACGATAAAGTCGCCGGTCGTCGCGAACATCCTGAACGCCTCGTTCCAATATCGCATGACCGACAAATGGATCGCCGGACTCGGCACTTCGTATGACTTTGAAAGCGCCGGCAACCTAGGCCAAAATGTCTTTCTGACCCGTGTCGGCGAATCAAGTTTGTTCACGTTCAATATCAATGTTGATCCCAGTCGAGCCGTTACCGGCATCGGCATCAGCTTCGAGCCCCGCTTCTTCGCCACGGGACGCTACAGCAAGATCGCCGGAGAACCGATCCCGCCGGTCGGTGCGTTCGGGCTAGAATAG
- a CDS encoding efflux RND transporter permease subunit — translation MLSRLIELLVRFRVATLILGVCLLGVSLVIGQSLHFDRSIDNMFAPGDPLLAPYLKLKDIFGGNEVILAVYPDPQLFDEDGVGIDRLIAMRKEITALAGVRDVLSIDRPIGRDIVNSDNNRALKLRDAFVGLTHNAAGDIAALVCILIPESEAGVTRTEVIDQIRQIVAMQPGGMITGEPVMVVDGFRYVEEDGARLGWATSLLLGLVILVAFRSIRWVIAAIAVVQLTLWLTQAALAVSGFQLSMVSSMLTAIVTVIGVATVTHVLIRFREFRAAGLEAEPALIETGKLLAAPIFWACATDAVGFSALMVTKVGPVHDFGVMMAVGALMVIVSVCLLVPGIILIGNFGGDAGRIWGEGKLDGGLDLTMHWVERHPVLIAMFSIIMLGAAIVGSINLEVESDFTKNFREGAPIVVSYDYVEDNLGGAGVWDIMLPAPETIDWPYVSQVNALEQRLRKEAPELTQTLSLADAIIAGSPLPLEAMRFDFLRNRAIKMGMGTFQTEMPGILAALHAEDPNHPGQYWFRIMLLSHERRDSSDKKELIAKVEQIASEFQYPEPASGDSAEAAADASSKQEPQVTGFFVLLTFLIDSLIADQWRAFLLAIGGISLMMLAALRDIRYALLALVPNVLPVLVVTGCIGLFGVKINMGAAMIAAVSLGLSVDSSLHYIIGFQRALAKGLSVSAALTEVQQSVGRALIFATIALILGFSVLCFSNFIPTVYFGVLVSLTMLGGLFGNLILLPLLLRWTTGEKENEMPLRD, via the coding sequence GTGCTCTCTAGATTGATTGAATTACTTGTTCGGTTTCGTGTCGCGACGCTCATCCTGGGCGTCTGTCTGCTGGGGGTTTCGCTGGTCATCGGGCAGTCTCTCCATTTTGATCGCTCGATTGACAACATGTTCGCCCCCGGCGATCCGCTGTTGGCCCCCTATTTGAAACTGAAAGACATCTTTGGCGGCAACGAAGTTATTTTGGCCGTCTATCCTGACCCGCAACTGTTTGACGAAGACGGGGTCGGAATCGATCGGCTGATCGCGATGCGTAAGGAGATTACGGCGCTCGCAGGAGTCCGCGATGTTCTCTCGATTGATCGACCAATCGGCCGCGACATCGTCAATTCTGACAACAATCGTGCGTTGAAGTTGCGCGACGCCTTTGTCGGACTGACGCACAATGCGGCTGGCGACATCGCGGCGCTGGTCTGTATTTTGATCCCCGAATCGGAAGCCGGCGTTACACGAACCGAAGTGATCGATCAAATTCGCCAGATCGTCGCTATGCAGCCCGGCGGCATGATCACCGGCGAACCGGTGATGGTGGTCGATGGGTTTCGCTATGTCGAAGAAGACGGAGCGCGTCTTGGCTGGGCGACTTCGCTTCTCTTGGGCTTGGTGATCTTGGTTGCGTTTCGCAGCATTCGCTGGGTGATCGCCGCGATCGCCGTCGTGCAATTGACGCTTTGGCTGACCCAGGCTGCTCTGGCGGTCAGCGGGTTTCAATTAAGTATGGTCAGTTCGATGCTGACGGCGATTGTCACGGTGATCGGCGTTGCGACGGTGACGCACGTGCTGATTCGCTTTCGCGAGTTTCGCGCTGCGGGGCTCGAAGCGGAGCCGGCCCTGATCGAAACCGGCAAGTTGCTCGCCGCACCAATCTTTTGGGCCTGTGCGACCGACGCCGTCGGCTTTAGCGCTTTGATGGTCACCAAGGTGGGACCGGTCCATGACTTTGGCGTGATGATGGCGGTCGGCGCTTTAATGGTGATCGTCAGCGTTTGCTTGTTGGTCCCCGGCATCATCTTGATCGGCAACTTTGGTGGGGACGCCGGACGTATCTGGGGTGAAGGGAAACTAGACGGCGGGCTCGATCTGACGATGCACTGGGTCGAGCGTCATCCTGTTTTGATCGCCATGTTTTCGATCATTATGCTGGGCGCCGCGATTGTTGGGTCGATCAATTTGGAAGTCGAAAGCGACTTTACCAAGAACTTTCGCGAAGGGGCTCCGATCGTCGTCTCCTATGACTATGTCGAAGACAATCTTGGCGGCGCCGGCGTTTGGGACATTATGTTGCCGGCTCCCGAGACGATCGACTGGCCCTACGTCAGCCAAGTAAATGCGCTCGAACAGCGGTTGCGCAAAGAGGCGCCCGAGTTGACGCAGACGCTAAGCCTGGCCGATGCGATCATCGCCGGTTCGCCGTTGCCGCTGGAAGCGATGCGATTTGACTTTCTCCGCAACCGCGCGATCAAGATGGGGATGGGAACCTTTCAAACCGAAATGCCCGGCATCTTGGCGGCGCTGCACGCCGAAGACCCGAATCATCCAGGCCAGTATTGGTTTCGTATCATGCTGCTGTCGCACGAACGGCGTGACTCGAGCGACAAAAAAGAACTGATCGCCAAAGTAGAGCAGATCGCCAGCGAGTTCCAATATCCAGAGCCTGCTTCCGGAGATTCTGCAGAAGCGGCAGCCGACGCGTCATCAAAGCAAGAGCCGCAAGTGACCGGCTTTTTTGTGCTGCTGACGTTTTTGATTGATAGCCTGATCGCCGATCAATGGCGCGCCTTCTTGCTGGCGATCGGCGGCATCTCGCTGATGATGTTGGCGGCGCTGCGAGACATTCGTTATGCGTTGCTGGCCTTGGTTCCCAACGTCTTGCCGGTGTTGGTGGTGACCGGATGTATTGGATTGTTTGGCGTGAAGATCAACATGGGCGCCGCGATGATCGCCGCCGTGTCGCTGGGCCTGTCGGTCGACTCCTCGCTGCACTACATCATCGGCTTCCAGCGAGCGCTGGCCAAAGGTTTAAGCGTCTCCGCAGCCCTGACCGAAGTACAGCAAAGCGTCGGCCGGGCGCTGATCTTCGCCACGATCGCGCTGATCCTGGGCTTTAGCGTCCTCTGCTTTAGCAACTTCATCCCCACGGTCTACTTTGGCGTGCTGGTCAGCCTGACGATGCTGGGGGGGCTGTTTGGAAATTTGATCTTGTTGCCGCTGTTGTTGCGGTGGACGACTGGGGAGAAAGAAAATGAAATGCCTCTGCGGGACTAG
- the larC gene encoding nickel pincer cofactor biosynthesis protein LarC → MKIAYLDCPSGIAGDMTLAAMIDAGVPLQLLQEGIASLGLPGVRLVVEEVKRHGFRALHLTVEHEPEHAHRHLHHIDAMIDAGQLSAAQKELAKRIFLKVGEAEAKVHGSTLQKVHFHEVGAIDSIADIVGAAIGWDYLGVDRIVCSPVPTGTGYIEIAHGRCSVPAPATAEILKGIPLAQSDVPFELTTPTGAAIVATVVDQFGPLPAMQIDRIGYGAGTKELKSQANIVRLILGETADPLDSDQVWVVETNLDDISGEVIGHASNLLLEKGALDVYSTSIQMKKNRPGVQLTVLCDAADLAKMERILFRETGTLGVRRFPVSRHKLVRREHAVETAFGLVAGKLAWIEGGPASFSPEYEACRALATQHDKPLREIYDAAQAAFDPNTL, encoded by the coding sequence ATGAAAATCGCTTATCTCGACTGTCCCAGCGGTATTGCTGGGGACATGACCTTGGCCGCTATGATTGATGCCGGCGTTCCTCTGCAGCTACTGCAAGAGGGGATCGCTTCGCTTGGTTTGCCTGGCGTTCGCCTAGTCGTTGAAGAAGTCAAACGGCATGGCTTTCGGGCGCTGCATCTGACGGTCGAGCATGAGCCGGAGCATGCGCATCGGCATTTGCATCACATCGATGCGATGATCGACGCCGGCCAGTTGTCGGCTGCACAGAAGGAATTGGCGAAGCGGATCTTTTTGAAAGTGGGCGAGGCCGAAGCGAAGGTTCACGGCTCGACTTTGCAGAAGGTTCACTTTCACGAGGTCGGCGCGATTGACTCGATCGCCGATATTGTTGGCGCCGCGATCGGTTGGGACTATCTGGGAGTCGATCGGATCGTCTGCTCCCCGGTGCCGACCGGGACTGGGTATATCGAAATCGCGCATGGTCGCTGCAGCGTTCCGGCGCCGGCGACGGCCGAGATTTTGAAAGGGATTCCGCTCGCCCAGTCTGATGTGCCGTTTGAACTGACCACGCCGACCGGCGCGGCGATTGTTGCGACGGTGGTCGATCAGTTTGGGCCGCTGCCGGCGATGCAGATCGATCGGATCGGCTACGGCGCGGGAACCAAGGAGCTGAAATCGCAGGCCAACATCGTGCGGTTGATCCTCGGAGAAACGGCTGATCCGCTCGACAGCGATCAGGTCTGGGTGGTCGAAACAAATTTGGATGATATCTCTGGCGAGGTGATCGGCCACGCGTCGAATTTGCTGCTGGAGAAGGGGGCGCTCGACGTTTACAGCACGTCGATCCAGATGAAAAAAAATCGCCCCGGCGTGCAGCTGACCGTGTTGTGTGACGCCGCCGATCTGGCGAAGATGGAGCGAATTCTCTTTCGCGAGACCGGCACATTGGGGGTGCGACGATTTCCGGTCAGTCGCCACAAACTGGTTCGCCGCGAGCATGCGGTCGAGACGGCGTTTGGCCTGGTCGCCGGAAAATTGGCTTGGATTGAAGGGGGGCCTGCTAGTTTTTCGCCCGAATATGAGGCGTGTCGCGCGTTGGCGACGCAGCACGACAAGCCGCTGCGAGAAATTTATGACGCCGCCCAGGCCGCATTCGACCCAAATACGCTTTGA
- a CDS encoding SAM-dependent methyltransferase — protein sequence MEYSEYFQRFPDAYAKIIAGLDRVNTLYAYLIDSGILEDATTLLSLGSGTGEVEVRIARQTRRRIGVVEPSKIYFDTFLQNAAAAGVEDLLLETHQQSFEAFQPQQPYDVVLSLFSWFAFEFDRAALLKALACRKPAGKLLICLPTADCPASRISAFSRSAGINLTSDLLSAWARDEGFEHDYDIYHGVVPAELYVQQGELTQQGEDLAAFLAATPWEEMPEEMRHASLAAIQSGQCGDQIDHASGCLIFDGAKHAVSDQSRRATNR from the coding sequence ATGGAGTATTCGGAGTACTTCCAAAGGTTTCCCGACGCTTATGCGAAGATCATCGCCGGGCTCGATCGCGTCAATACCCTGTACGCCTACCTGATCGACAGCGGCATCTTGGAAGACGCGACGACCCTCCTTTCGCTCGGCAGCGGAACGGGTGAAGTCGAAGTCCGGATCGCCCGGCAGACCCGGCGGCGCATCGGCGTGGTCGAACCGTCCAAGATCTATTTCGACACGTTTTTACAGAATGCGGCTGCTGCCGGCGTCGAGGATTTGTTGCTTGAAACGCATCAGCAATCGTTTGAAGCTTTCCAGCCGCAGCAACCTTACGATGTGGTGCTTTCTCTCTTCTCATGGTTTGCTTTCGAGTTTGATCGAGCGGCGCTGCTCAAGGCGCTGGCATGTCGCAAACCGGCCGGGAAACTGCTGATTTGTCTGCCGACCGCCGATTGTCCAGCCAGCCGGATCTCGGCGTTTAGTCGTTCAGCTGGGATCAACCTGACAAGCGACCTACTATCGGCATGGGCTCGTGACGAGGGATTTGAGCATGACTACGACATCTACCACGGCGTCGTTCCGGCAGAATTGTATGTGCAGCAGGGCGAATTGACGCAGCAGGGAGAAGATCTGGCGGCGTTTCTAGCGGCGACTCCTTGGGAGGAGATGCCTGAAGAGATGCGTCACGCTTCGCTAGCAGCGATCCAGTCAGGGCAGTGCGGTGATCAGATTGATCATGCCAGCGGCTGTTTGATTTTTGACGGCGCCAAACATGCGGTCAGTGACCAGTCAAGACGAGCGACGAATCGCTAA